In Dama dama isolate Ldn47 chromosome 9, ASM3311817v1, whole genome shotgun sequence, the following proteins share a genomic window:
- the TLE5 gene encoding TLE family member 5, with amino-acid sequence MMFPQSRHSGSSHLPQQLKFTTSDSCDRIKDEFQLLQAQYHSLKLECDKLASEKSEMQRHYVMYYEMSYGLNIEMHKQAEIVKRLNGICAQVLPYLSQEHQQQVLGAIERAKQVTAPELNSIIRQQLQAHQLSQLQALALPLTPLPVGLQPPSLPAVSAGTGLLSLSALGSQAHLSKEDKNGHDGDTHQEDDGEKSD; translated from the exons ATGATGTTTCCACAAAGCAGGCATTCG GGCTCGTCGCACCTCCCCCAGCAACTCAAATTCACTACTTCGGACTCCTGCGATCGCATCAAAGATGAGTTTCAACTGCTGCAGGCTCAGTACCACAG TCTGAAACTCGAATGTGACAAGCTGGCCAGCGAGAAGTCAGAAATGCAGCGTCATTACGTGATG TACTACGAGATGTCCTATGGCTTGAACATCGAGATGCACAAGCAG GCTGAAATCGTCAAGAGGCTAAATGGGATATGTGCCCAGGTCCTGCCCTACCTGTCCCAAGAG CACCAGCAGCAGGTCTTGGGAGCCATCGAGAGGGCTAAGCAGGTCACTGCTCCTGAGCTGAACTCCATCATTCGA CAGCAGCTCCAAGCCCACCAGCTGTCTCAGCTGCAGGCTCTGGCCCTGCCCCTGACCCCCCTGCCTGTGGGGCTGCAGCCCCCTTCTCTGCCGGCGGTCAGCGCGGGCACCGGCCTCCTCTCTCTGTCGGCGCTGGGCTCCCAGGCCCATCTCTCCAAGGAAGACAAAAATGGGCATGACGGTGACACCCACCAGGAGGACGACGGCGAGAAGTCGGATTAG